The proteins below come from a single Asanoa ferruginea genomic window:
- a CDS encoding DNA-3-methyladenine glycosylase family protein, which yields MTPSVVHRAVLTAAPPYDFALSVRALEGFGPMAGEHRVADGCVRRAFAHPDPAKAAAGAAVVAQVDAGPTGGVRLAVLAAAPLTAAEAAAVEQAVAGWLGLADDLRGFHAIADADPAMAPVLRVARGLHQVRFPSLSEATIYFTLTQRSTQWFAGARRRRMAAELGPSLVVDDVVYRSFPSLEVVAGLDDETLRGYAGNAQRAARVREVAAGVAGLGETWLRVAPYCDARTALLALPGVGPFTANALLLRGLGRPDEVPLEMRQFRLTAEQVYGTPPPTPAELRARYGPHIGWWSYITRTAAAWREGPEEVQAVREMVRSSPSPGS from the coding sequence ATGACACCTTCCGTTGTTCACCGGGCGGTCCTGACGGCCGCCCCTCCCTACGACTTCGCCCTGAGCGTTCGCGCGCTCGAGGGCTTCGGGCCGATGGCCGGCGAGCACCGGGTCGCCGACGGCTGTGTGCGCCGGGCGTTCGCCCATCCCGACCCCGCCAAGGCCGCCGCGGGGGCGGCCGTGGTGGCGCAGGTCGACGCCGGTCCGACCGGCGGTGTGCGGCTCGCGGTGCTCGCCGCGGCGCCGTTGACCGCAGCCGAGGCCGCGGCCGTCGAGCAGGCCGTCGCCGGCTGGCTCGGCCTCGCCGACGACCTTCGCGGCTTCCATGCGATCGCCGACGCCGACCCGGCGATGGCGCCCGTGCTGCGGGTCGCGCGCGGCCTCCATCAGGTCCGCTTCCCGTCGCTGTCCGAGGCGACCATCTACTTCACGCTGACCCAGCGCAGCACCCAGTGGTTCGCCGGCGCGCGTCGCCGGCGGATGGCGGCCGAGCTGGGGCCGTCCCTGGTCGTCGACGACGTGGTCTACCGGTCGTTCCCCTCGCTCGAGGTGGTGGCCGGGCTCGACGACGAGACGCTGCGCGGCTACGCCGGCAACGCACAGCGGGCCGCCCGGGTCCGCGAGGTGGCCGCGGGAGTGGCCGGGCTGGGCGAGACCTGGCTGCGCGTCGCGCCCTACTGCGACGCCCGCACCGCGCTGCTCGCCCTGCCCGGCGTCGGGCCGTTCACCGCCAACGCGCTGCTGCTGCGTGGGCTGGGTCGCCCTGACGAGGTGCCGCTGGAGATGCGGCAGTTCCGGCTGACGGCCGAGCAGGTCTACGGCACGCCGCCGCCGACGCCCGCCGAGCTGCGCGCCCGCTACGGCCCGCACATCGGCTGGTGGTCCTACATCACCCGCACGGCCGCAGCCTGGCGGGAGGGTCCCGAGGAGGTTCAGGCCGTCCGCGAGATGGTCAGGTCCAGCCCCTCACCGGGGTCATAG
- a CDS encoding N-acetylmuramic acid 6-phosphate etherase, translating into MSGPEVVRVAAPTERRNPSSYDLDLLPTRDVLQVINDADQTVPGAVAAVLDAVGACVDLAVDALRAGGRVHYFGAGTSGRVGVVDAAELPPTFGSPADWFCPHLAGGRDAMWGAIEDAEDDVAGGALEAQTCVRPADLVVGLAASGRTPYVLGALRAARALGARTALIAADPHAAARDEVDLFIGLDTGPEVVTGSTRMKAASAQKLVLHAFSTTVMVRLGRVYSNLMIDLSATNAKLRGRLISILMEATGCPEPDCTRALTAADGDLKTALVSLVSGAAVTEARAALARSHQQVREAIALLA; encoded by the coding sequence GTGAGCGGTCCCGAGGTGGTTCGCGTCGCGGCACCGACCGAACGCCGCAACCCGTCCTCCTACGACCTCGACCTGCTGCCGACCCGCGACGTGCTCCAGGTCATCAACGACGCCGACCAGACCGTGCCCGGCGCGGTGGCGGCCGTCCTCGACGCCGTCGGCGCGTGCGTCGACCTGGCCGTCGACGCGCTGCGCGCCGGGGGCCGCGTGCACTACTTCGGCGCCGGCACCTCCGGCCGGGTCGGCGTGGTCGACGCCGCCGAGTTGCCGCCGACGTTCGGCTCGCCCGCAGACTGGTTCTGCCCGCACCTGGCCGGTGGACGCGACGCCATGTGGGGCGCGATCGAAGACGCCGAAGACGATGTCGCCGGCGGTGCGCTGGAGGCGCAGACCTGCGTGCGGCCGGCGGATCTGGTGGTCGGCCTGGCCGCCTCCGGGCGTACCCCCTATGTGTTGGGCGCTTTGCGTGCGGCCCGTGCGCTCGGCGCCCGCACGGCGCTGATCGCGGCCGACCCGCACGCGGCCGCCCGCGACGAGGTCGACCTGTTCATCGGCCTTGACACCGGCCCCGAAGTGGTCACCGGATCAACCCGGATGAAGGCCGCGAGTGCGCAGAAACTGGTGCTGCACGCCTTTTCCACGACCGTGATGGTCCGGCTCGGCCGGGTCTACTCCAACCTGATGATCGACCTCTCGGCGACCAACGCGAAGTTGCGCGGCCGGCTGATCTCGATCCTGATGGAAGCGACCGGTTGTCCGGAACCCGACTGCACGCGTGCGTTGACCGCCGCCGACGGCGATCTGAAGACCGCGTTGGTGTCTCTGGTCTCAGGTGCCGCGGTCACGGAAGCCCGCGCGGCTCTCGCGCGTTCTCACCAACAGGTTCGGGAAGCGATCGCCCTGCTCGCCTGA
- a CDS encoding sigma-70 family RNA polymerase sigma factor — MRTDQVAEERDLVGVYLHEISRTPLLDAAREVELSKAIEGGLYAQHLLDEDTIPEGIDREELKSVVVDGDRAKDLFIRANLRLVVSIARRYVRSGMPMLDLIQEGNTGLVRAVEKFDYERGFKFSTYATWWIRQAISRAIAQQERTVRLPVHLVEDVNRMRNVARQLTRELGSDPEPEQIATALGVPVERVHELVRWSQDTVSLDTPVGDDGDTNLGDLVADQDAPSPEDVVLSTLERQRIESLLNHLDDRSAGIMRARYGLEDGREHSLTEVASRFSLSRERIRQLEIQALGRLRELARAEGLQAA; from the coding sequence ATGCGCACGGACCAGGTCGCTGAAGAGCGCGATTTGGTCGGCGTCTACCTGCACGAGATCTCCCGGACGCCGTTGCTCGACGCGGCCAGGGAGGTGGAACTCTCCAAGGCGATCGAGGGTGGCCTCTACGCGCAGCACCTCCTCGACGAGGACACGATTCCTGAGGGGATCGACCGGGAAGAGCTCAAGTCGGTGGTCGTCGACGGTGACCGGGCCAAGGACCTGTTCATCCGCGCCAACCTGCGGCTTGTCGTGTCGATCGCGCGGCGCTACGTGCGGTCCGGCATGCCGATGCTCGACCTGATCCAGGAGGGCAACACCGGCCTGGTCCGCGCGGTCGAGAAGTTCGACTACGAGCGCGGCTTCAAGTTCTCCACCTACGCAACGTGGTGGATCCGGCAGGCGATCAGCCGGGCCATCGCGCAGCAGGAGCGCACCGTGCGCCTGCCCGTGCACCTGGTGGAAGACGTCAACCGGATGCGCAACGTGGCCCGCCAGCTCACCCGCGAGCTCGGTTCCGACCCGGAGCCCGAGCAGATCGCGACGGCGCTCGGCGTGCCGGTGGAGCGGGTGCACGAGCTGGTCCGCTGGTCGCAGGACACGGTCTCGCTGGACACCCCGGTCGGCGACGACGGCGACACCAACCTCGGCGACCTGGTCGCCGACCAGGACGCGCCGTCACCGGAAGACGTGGTGCTCAGCACGCTCGAGCGGCAGCGCATCGAGAGCCTGCTCAACCATCTCGACGACCGTTCGGCCGGCATCATGCGGGCGCGCTACGGGCTCGAGGACGGTCGCGAGCACTCGCTCACCGAGGTCGCGTCGCGGTTCTCGCTCTCCCGGGAGCGGATCCGCCAGCTCGAGATCCAGGCCCTCGGCCGGCTCCGCGAGCTGGCCCGGGCAGAGGGTCTACAGGCGGCATAG
- a CDS encoding ABC transporter ATP-binding protein: MSGAPVLQVRNLEVVYDDVMLVLRGVSLDLPSGAVVALLGANGAGKTTLLRALTGLLDVHDGAVTKGSVTLDGQPIHGLRPAAIVRRGISQVMEGRRIFGELSVDDNLRVGGHTNAGAIGERLDHVYGLFPVLKERRRKLAGYLSGGEQQMLAMGRALMARPRYLLLDEPSLGLAPRLVDQVREIIVEINKLGTAVLLVEQNAAMALSIASHGYVLETGKVVLDKPADRLLADDDVREFYLGLGAADTSARRSFRDVKHYKRRKRWLS; encoded by the coding sequence ATGAGCGGGGCGCCGGTGCTGCAAGTCCGAAATCTCGAGGTCGTCTACGACGACGTGATGCTGGTGTTACGCGGTGTCTCGCTCGACCTCCCGAGCGGCGCCGTCGTCGCCCTGCTCGGCGCCAACGGAGCGGGCAAGACGACACTGCTGCGGGCCCTGACCGGGCTGCTCGACGTGCACGACGGTGCGGTGACCAAGGGCTCGGTCACCCTCGACGGCCAGCCCATCCACGGGCTGCGCCCGGCCGCGATCGTGCGCCGCGGTATCAGCCAGGTGATGGAGGGCCGGCGGATCTTCGGCGAGCTGAGCGTCGACGACAACCTGCGGGTCGGCGGCCACACCAACGCCGGCGCGATCGGCGAGCGGCTCGACCACGTCTACGGCCTCTTTCCGGTGCTCAAGGAGCGCCGGCGGAAGCTGGCCGGCTACTTGTCCGGTGGCGAGCAGCAGATGCTCGCGATGGGTCGCGCGCTGATGGCCCGGCCCCGCTACCTGCTGCTCGACGAGCCGAGCCTGGGCCTCGCGCCGCGCCTGGTCGACCAGGTCCGGGAGATCATCGTCGAGATCAACAAACTGGGCACGGCGGTGCTGCTGGTCGAGCAGAACGCGGCGATGGCCCTGTCGATCGCCAGCCACGGCTATGTGCTGGAGACCGGCAAGGTGGTCCTCGACAAGCCCGCCGACCGGCTGCTCGCCGACGACGACGTGCGCGAGTTCTATCTCGGCCTCGGCGCCGCCGACACGTCCGCCCGCCGCTCGTTCCGCGACGTCAAGCACTACAAGCGGCGCAAGCGGTGGTTGTCATGA
- a CDS encoding C40 family peptidase, translating into MSSARMSLRALVLVALAVAIAVPAGAASAAPSASELTKKINKSSAELEKVVEAYNKLNEQTKATKKEAGSVAFRLAPLEKKLDDAQADVGDIAVAAYTSGRLSTATALLGDSDTLLSRMSALDSLARERQTTIDTFRSTRDQLSADQERLATVRAQQDAQAKELNARKKKIEADLDKLYDLRKQAYGSSTSSGSSYSGKIPSVSGKAGVAVTFAYNAIGTPYVWAADGPDGYDCSGLTLAAWRAAGKSLPHNAAMQWDTVAHISRSELKAGDLVFYEDLGHVALYVGGGQVIHAPTFGESVKLSSVDMMSPYGYGRVR; encoded by the coding sequence TTGTCGTCAGCACGGATGTCGCTGCGTGCGCTCGTGCTGGTCGCCCTAGCGGTCGCGATAGCCGTGCCCGCGGGCGCCGCGTCGGCCGCACCGTCGGCCAGCGAGCTCACCAAGAAAATCAACAAGTCGTCTGCCGAGTTGGAGAAGGTCGTCGAGGCCTACAACAAGCTCAACGAGCAGACGAAAGCCACCAAGAAGGAAGCGGGCAGCGTGGCCTTCCGGCTGGCCCCGCTCGAGAAGAAGCTCGACGACGCGCAGGCCGATGTCGGTGACATCGCCGTCGCCGCCTACACGTCGGGTCGGCTCAGCACCGCCACCGCCCTGCTGGGTGACAGCGACACGCTGCTGTCCCGCATGTCGGCGCTGGACTCCCTGGCCCGCGAACGCCAGACCACGATCGACACGTTCCGGTCGACCCGCGACCAGCTCAGTGCCGACCAGGAACGGCTGGCCACCGTGCGCGCCCAGCAGGACGCGCAGGCCAAGGAGCTGAACGCCCGCAAGAAGAAGATCGAGGCGGACCTGGACAAGCTGTATGACCTGCGCAAGCAGGCCTATGGCTCGTCGACCTCGAGCGGGTCGTCCTACAGCGGCAAGATCCCGTCGGTGTCGGGCAAGGCCGGTGTCGCGGTCACGTTCGCCTACAACGCGATCGGCACCCCCTATGTCTGGGCCGCGGACGGTCCCGACGGCTATGACTGCTCCGGCCTGACCCTCGCCGCGTGGCGAGCGGCCGGAAAGTCGCTGCCACACAACGCCGCGATGCAGTGGGACACGGTCGCACACATCTCGCGGAGCGAGTTGAAGGCCGGTGACCTGGTCTTCTACGAGGATCTGGGGCACGTCGCGCTGTATGTCGGTGGAGGCCAGGTGATCCACGCGCCGACCTTCGGCGAGTCGGTCAAGCTGTCGTCCGTCGACATGATGAGCCCATACGGGTATGGCCGCGTGCGCTAG
- a CDS encoding branched-chain amino acid ABC transporter permease: protein MTVLRGRPLLFTSYPQEMGLFPTTTRKVAFGVLLAVTAVLPFLLADAELQLLATCCIAAIGAIGLGLVTGYAGQVSLGHAFFLGIGAYTASVISGDPDGRTLGLGVTNILVWLPAAGLVAGLAGVVVAPLATRLRGLYLAIVTLGLVFIGQHIFNEWSTVTGGVGVGRPAPTLELFGYPLGTTTASATRDQKLYWVMAGLLVLFALAARNLARSKVGRAFTAIRDRDIAAGVIGVNLARYKTIAFAVSSFYAGCAGALLFTVSGFIDPSSFSLLLSVQYIAMVLIGGAGTISGAIAGAFFITLLPRLIRELQTFLPFISTDANEVPNVLQVESILYGVLIIVFLIFEPRGLFGLWVRARNYWKSWPFSY, encoded by the coding sequence ATGACGGTCCTGCGCGGGAGGCCGCTGCTGTTCACCTCGTACCCACAGGAAATGGGTCTGTTCCCGACCACGACCCGCAAGGTGGCGTTCGGGGTGCTGCTCGCGGTGACCGCGGTCCTGCCGTTCCTGCTGGCCGATGCCGAGCTCCAGCTTCTCGCGACCTGCTGCATCGCGGCGATCGGGGCGATCGGGCTCGGTCTGGTCACCGGGTACGCCGGTCAGGTCTCCCTCGGGCACGCCTTCTTCCTCGGCATCGGCGCCTACACCGCGTCGGTGATCAGCGGCGACCCGGACGGCCGCACCCTCGGGCTGGGCGTCACCAACATCCTGGTCTGGCTGCCGGCCGCGGGCCTGGTCGCCGGGCTGGCCGGGGTCGTCGTCGCGCCGCTGGCCACCCGGCTGCGCGGCCTCTACCTGGCGATCGTCACGCTCGGTCTGGTCTTCATCGGCCAGCACATCTTCAACGAGTGGTCCACCGTGACCGGTGGCGTCGGCGTCGGGCGGCCCGCACCGACGCTGGAGCTGTTCGGCTACCCGCTCGGCACCACGACCGCCTCGGCGACCCGCGACCAGAAGCTCTACTGGGTGATGGCCGGGCTGCTCGTGCTGTTCGCGCTGGCGGCCCGCAACCTGGCCCGGTCGAAGGTCGGCCGGGCGTTCACGGCGATCCGCGACCGGGACATCGCGGCCGGCGTGATCGGCGTCAACCTGGCCCGCTACAAGACGATCGCGTTCGCGGTCTCGTCCTTCTACGCCGGCTGCGCGGGCGCGCTGCTGTTCACCGTGAGCGGGTTCATCGACCCGAGCTCGTTCAGCCTGCTGCTGTCGGTGCAATACATCGCGATGGTGCTGATCGGCGGTGCCGGCACCATCTCCGGTGCGATCGCGGGAGCGTTCTTCATCACCCTGCTGCCCCGGCTCATCCGGGAGCTGCAGACGTTCCTCCCGTTCATCAGCACCGACGCCAACGAGGTGCCCAATGTGCTCCAGGTCGAGTCGATCCTCTACGGCGTCCTGATCATCGTGTTCCTGATCTTCGAACCGCGCGGCCTCTTCGGCCTGTGGGTCCGTGCGCGCAACTACTGGAAGTCCTGGCCCTTCTCCTACTAA
- a CDS encoding branched-chain amino acid ABC transporter permease yields the protein MILFLEGVLRGLGVGSVYALLALGFVIIYKATRVISFAQPALMLAGVVLVSHLAGPLGFWVALPLAALLTALLGLGIERGAVRPMVGRPAFVVAIITLGVDVAIRVVVNIFIGLDVRTVHDPWGLRSWQLGALRVEQRHVAAFLATAVLVAALFAFFRFTRMGLAMRAAADDQEAALAQGISVGAVFALSWALAGALAAVGGTFATAGASFDGTLWLTALVALPVIILGGLDSLPGAVLGGLGVGVAQELVATYQNHAPWLGGNVSVITPYVLMLLVLLVRPYGLFGTREVERV from the coding sequence ATGATCCTTTTTCTGGAGGGCGTGCTGCGGGGGCTCGGCGTCGGCAGCGTGTACGCGCTACTCGCGCTCGGCTTCGTGATCATCTACAAGGCGACCCGGGTGATCAGCTTCGCCCAGCCGGCCCTGATGCTCGCCGGTGTCGTGCTGGTCAGCCACCTGGCCGGCCCGCTCGGCTTCTGGGTCGCACTGCCGCTCGCCGCGCTGCTGACGGCATTGCTCGGGCTCGGCATCGAGCGCGGCGCGGTCCGCCCGATGGTCGGCCGCCCGGCGTTCGTCGTCGCGATCATCACGCTCGGCGTCGACGTCGCGATCCGGGTCGTCGTCAACATCTTCATCGGCCTCGACGTGCGCACGGTGCACGACCCGTGGGGCCTGCGGAGCTGGCAGCTCGGCGCGCTGCGGGTCGAGCAGCGGCACGTCGCCGCGTTCCTGGCCACCGCCGTGCTGGTGGCCGCGCTGTTCGCATTCTTCCGGTTCACCCGGATGGGCCTGGCGATGCGGGCCGCCGCCGACGACCAGGAAGCGGCGCTCGCGCAGGGCATCTCGGTCGGCGCGGTGTTCGCGCTGAGCTGGGCGCTGGCCGGCGCGCTGGCCGCGGTCGGCGGCACGTTCGCCACCGCCGGCGCCAGCTTCGACGGCACCCTCTGGCTCACCGCGCTGGTCGCCCTCCCGGTGATCATCCTGGGCGGCCTCGACTCGCTGCCGGGCGCCGTGCTCGGCGGGCTCGGCGTCGGCGTCGCGCAGGAACTGGTCGCCACCTACCAGAACCACGCGCCGTGGCTGGGCGGCAACGTCTCGGTGATCACGCCGTACGTGCTGATGCTGCTCGTCCTGCTCGTGCGCCCCTACGGGCTGTTCGGCACCCGGGAGGTGGAACGGGTATGA
- a CDS encoding MurR/RpiR family transcriptional regulator: protein MPEPGLIVQISGLLPALSPAEQRVARLVVADPADAARRTITDLATAAETSEATVIRFCRSVGLEGYPQLRIRLAAEAARRIEPPDARVVGGDIPPGADLTQIIATIAFNDARAVEETAQQLDPEVCEAVVEALNGASRIEIYGAGASGFVASDFQQKLHRIGRTAYYWPDVHTALTSAALLGKGDVAMGISHTGTTADVLDVLDVARSRGAITVALTNFPRSPIADVADHVLTTAARETTYRSGATASRLAQLTVVDCLFVGVAARNRAKARKALEVTAEAVRSRRVTRRRG, encoded by the coding sequence ATGCCCGAGCCGGGCCTGATCGTCCAGATCAGCGGCCTGCTCCCGGCGCTGTCGCCAGCCGAACAGCGGGTTGCCCGGCTCGTCGTCGCCGATCCGGCCGACGCGGCCCGGCGCACGATCACCGACCTGGCGACGGCGGCCGAGACCTCGGAGGCCACGGTCATCCGGTTCTGCCGCTCCGTTGGGCTCGAAGGCTACCCGCAGCTACGGATCCGGCTGGCCGCCGAGGCCGCCCGCCGGATCGAGCCGCCGGACGCCCGGGTGGTCGGCGGTGACATCCCGCCCGGTGCCGACCTGACCCAGATCATCGCCACGATCGCCTTCAACGACGCCCGCGCCGTCGAGGAGACCGCCCAGCAACTCGACCCCGAGGTCTGCGAGGCGGTCGTCGAGGCGCTCAACGGCGCCAGCCGGATCGAGATCTACGGCGCCGGCGCGAGCGGCTTCGTCGCCTCCGACTTCCAGCAGAAGCTGCACCGGATCGGCCGCACCGCCTACTACTGGCCAGACGTGCACACCGCGCTGACCTCGGCGGCGCTGCTCGGCAAGGGCGACGTCGCGATGGGCATCTCGCACACCGGCACCACCGCCGACGTGCTCGACGTGCTCGACGTGGCCCGGTCGCGGGGCGCCATCACGGTCGCGCTGACCAACTTCCCGCGGTCGCCGATCGCCGACGTGGCCGACCACGTGCTGACCACCGCGGCGCGCGAGACCACCTACCGGTCCGGCGCCACCGCCAGCCGGCTCGCCCAACTCACCGTCGTCGACTGCCTGTTCGTCGGCGTCGCAGCCCGCAACCGGGCCAAGGCCAGAAAGGCGTTGGAGGTCACCGCGGAAGCGGTGCGGTCCCGCCGGGTGACGCGGCGGCGCGGGTGA
- a CDS encoding ABC transporter ATP-binding protein: MSEDILVFDDVRLSFAGVRAIDGISFTVGARELFAIIGPNGAGKTSIFNVLSGVYRPQSGRVLFDGADLVGRRPHQIAARGMARTFQNVELFANLTVLDNLMLGRHHHIGYGTLAALAWLGRARRAEVAARERVEDIIDFLELEQWRRLPVGLLPFGVQKRVELGRALAMEPKLLLLDEPVGGMNVEETEDMARYILDIRDELDIPIVLVEHDMGLVMDLADRVMVVDFGRPVATGVPAEIQHDPDVIRAYLGEVERA, from the coding sequence ATGAGCGAAGACATTTTGGTCTTCGACGACGTGCGGCTCAGCTTCGCCGGCGTACGCGCGATCGACGGGATCAGCTTCACCGTCGGCGCGCGCGAGCTGTTCGCCATCATCGGGCCCAACGGCGCCGGCAAGACCTCGATCTTCAACGTGCTCTCCGGCGTCTACCGCCCGCAGAGCGGCCGGGTCCTTTTCGACGGCGCCGACCTGGTCGGCCGCCGCCCGCACCAGATCGCCGCCCGGGGCATGGCCCGCACCTTCCAGAACGTCGAGCTGTTCGCCAACCTCACCGTTCTCGACAACCTGATGCTCGGACGACACCACCACATCGGGTACGGGACGCTCGCCGCCCTGGCCTGGCTCGGTAGGGCCCGCCGGGCCGAGGTCGCGGCGCGCGAGCGGGTCGAGGACATCATCGACTTCCTCGAGCTCGAGCAGTGGCGCCGGCTGCCGGTCGGCCTGCTGCCCTTCGGGGTGCAGAAGCGGGTCGAGCTCGGCCGGGCCCTGGCCATGGAGCCCAAGCTGCTCCTGCTCGACGAGCCGGTCGGCGGCATGAACGTCGAGGAGACCGAAGACATGGCCCGCTACATCCTCGACATCCGCGACGAGCTCGACATCCCGATCGTCCTGGTCGAGCACGACATGGGCCTGGTGATGGACCTGGCCGACCGGGTGATGGTGGTCGACTTCGGCCGACCGGTCGCGACCGGCGTCCCGGCCGAGATCCAGCACGACCCCGACGTGATCCGCGCCTACCTGGGGGAGGTGGAACGGGCATGA
- a CDS encoding AMP-dependent synthetase/ligase yields the protein MTLAPARTDTVTTIASRIRDRAAREPGGVAMREKHHGIWRQFTWSDYWEQALTVAHGLLALGVEPGDRVAVHADNRPEWLFTDVATVAVRAMTVGLYPTNPAPEVGYLLAHSGARVLIAEDQEQVDKALEVIGGTSLQRVIYLEPRGIRHRYDHPALLSWDDLLTLGREHRAAHPDAVADVMATATPDDIATLIYTSGTTGPPKGAMLSVANVDFAVRTISRGRGFSGAPPGPRDLLVSYLPLCHVAERIFTIWFNAGAGIQVNFAESIATVQANLREVQPTILFGVPRIWEKILATVTIRLANASPVKRLNARLWLKVADRIGATLVRTGGTHTVGTRLAYAIGWLFCFRALRERVGIGRVRFAASGAAPIAPDVLRFFMGIGVPMYEVYGMTESSAIATGNRPHRVKLGTVGEPEDDVEIRLDPATGEIELRHVGVFVGYYRDPAATAKAKTADGWLRTGDVGEWETERHLRITDRAKDIMITSGGKNIAPSEIENALKASPYIKEAILLGDRRPFLAALIGIEWDTVGEWAQRRGLGYTTYRDLSHKDEVRALVQSVVDGVNARHAPVEQVRVFRMLPKELDHEDGELTATQKVRRSAVADLFADLVDDIYARTNA from the coding sequence ATGACGCTGGCGCCGGCCCGCACCGACACCGTGACCACGATCGCGTCGCGGATCCGTGACCGGGCCGCGCGGGAGCCCGGCGGCGTGGCGATGCGCGAGAAGCACCACGGCATCTGGCGGCAGTTCACCTGGTCCGACTATTGGGAGCAGGCGCTGACCGTGGCGCACGGGTTGCTCGCCCTCGGCGTCGAGCCCGGCGACCGGGTCGCGGTGCACGCCGACAACCGGCCCGAGTGGCTCTTCACCGACGTCGCCACCGTCGCGGTCCGGGCGATGACCGTCGGCCTCTACCCGACCAACCCGGCGCCCGAGGTCGGCTACCTGCTCGCCCACTCCGGCGCCCGGGTGCTGATCGCCGAAGACCAGGAGCAGGTCGACAAGGCGCTCGAGGTGATCGGCGGCACGAGCCTGCAACGGGTGATCTACCTGGAGCCGCGCGGCATCCGGCACCGCTACGACCACCCGGCGCTGCTGAGTTGGGACGACCTGCTGACGCTCGGCCGGGAGCACCGCGCGGCTCATCCCGACGCGGTCGCCGACGTGATGGCCACCGCGACGCCCGACGACATCGCGACGCTGATCTACACCTCGGGAACGACCGGGCCGCCCAAGGGCGCGATGCTCTCGGTCGCCAACGTCGACTTCGCGGTCCGCACGATCAGCCGCGGCCGGGGCTTCTCCGGCGCCCCGCCGGGCCCGCGCGACCTGCTGGTGTCCTACCTGCCGCTGTGCCACGTCGCCGAGCGGATCTTCACGATCTGGTTCAACGCCGGCGCCGGAATCCAGGTCAACTTCGCCGAGTCGATCGCCACGGTGCAGGCCAACCTGCGCGAGGTGCAGCCGACGATCCTGTTCGGCGTGCCGCGGATCTGGGAGAAGATCCTCGCCACGGTGACCATCCGGCTGGCCAACGCCTCGCCGGTCAAACGGCTCAACGCGCGCCTCTGGCTGAAGGTCGCCGACCGGATCGGCGCGACGCTGGTCCGCACCGGCGGCACGCACACCGTCGGCACCCGGCTCGCGTACGCCATCGGTTGGCTCTTCTGTTTCCGCGCCCTGCGCGAACGGGTCGGCATCGGCCGGGTCCGCTTCGCCGCCTCCGGTGCCGCCCCGATCGCGCCCGACGTGCTGCGCTTCTTCATGGGCATCGGCGTCCCGATGTACGAGGTCTACGGGATGACCGAGAGCTCGGCGATCGCGACCGGCAACCGGCCGCACCGGGTCAAGCTCGGCACGGTCGGCGAGCCGGAAGACGACGTCGAGATCCGCCTCGACCCGGCCACCGGCGAGATCGAGCTCCGGCACGTCGGTGTGTTCGTCGGCTACTACCGGGATCCCGCGGCCACGGCGAAGGCGAAGACCGCCGACGGCTGGCTGCGCACCGGCGACGTGGGCGAGTGGGAGACCGAGCGGCACCTGCGGATCACTGACCGGGCCAAGGACATCATGATCACGTCGGGCGGCAAGAACATCGCGCCGAGCGAGATCGAGAACGCGCTGAAGGCGTCGCCCTACATCAAAGAGGCGATCCTGCTCGGCGACCGCAGGCCGTTCCTGGCGGCGCTGATCGGCATCGAGTGGGACACCGTCGGTGAGTGGGCGCAGCGCCGCGGCCTCGGCTACACCACCTACCGCGACCTGTCCCACAAGGACGAGGTCCGCGCGCTGGTCCAGTCGGTCGTCGACGGGGTCAACGCGCGGCACGCGCCGGTCGAGCAGGTGCGGGTGTTCCGGATGCTGCCCAAGGAACTCGACCACGAAGACGGCGAGCTGACCGCGACCCAGAAGGTCCGCCGCTCCGCGGTCGCCGACCTGTTCGCCGACCTGGTCGACGACATCTACGCCCGGACCAACGCATGA